A stretch of the Conger conger chromosome 3, fConCon1.1, whole genome shotgun sequence genome encodes the following:
- the cxxc5b gene encoding CXXC-type zinc finger protein 5 isoform X3, protein MSVGRGESEKAPCGEDRDPVAAPERRNRSGIISEPLSKSLKKSRALSQYTATCSAANGLSRNGVAAPASHRQGSGGARAERVSELALEGQNGLHFAQAAEILKRAGMLLPGEQGTGSADLEAVSGGDGVGSPADFPYLGGFPFNPGLFIMTPAGVFLADSALHMAGLAEYPAQGELASAIGSGKKKRKRCGMCQPCRRRINCEQCSSCRNRKTGHQICKFRKCEELKKKPSAALEIW, encoded by the exons ATGTCGGTCGGACGCGGGGAGTCGGAGAAGGCGCCCTGCGGGGAGGACCGCGACCCCGTGGCGGCCCCGGAGAGGCGGAACCGCAGCGGCATCATCAGCGAGCCGCTCAGCAAGAGCCTGAAGAAGTCGCGGGCGCTGTCCCAGTACACCGCCACCTGCTCGGCCGCCAACGGACTGTCCCGCAACGGCGTGGCCGCGCCCGCCTCCCACCGGCAGGGCTCGGGCGGGGCGCGGGCCGAGCGCGTTTCGGAACTGGCCCTGGAGGGGCAGAACGGGCTGCACTTCGCCCAGGCGGCGGAGATCCTCAAGCGGGCCGGGATGCTGCTGCCGGGGGAGCAGGGCACGGGGTCCGCCGACCTGGAGGCCGTCTCCGGGGGCGACGGCGTGGGGAGCCCGGCGGACTTCCCCTACCTGGGCGGCTTCCCGTTCAACCCCGGCCTCTTCATCATGACGCCGGCCGGGGTGTTCCTCGCCGACAGCGCCCTGCACATGGCCGGGCTGGCGGAGTACCCCGCGCAGGGCGAGCTGGCGTCCGCCATCGGCTCGGGGAAGAAGAAGCGCAAGCGCTGCGGCATGTGCCAGCCCTGCCGCCGGCGCATCAACTGCGAGCAGTGCAGCAGCTGCCGCAACCGCAAGACCGGGCACCAGATCTGCAAGTTCCGCAAGTGCGAGGAGCTCAAGAAGAAACCGTCCGCTGCTCTGGAG ATCTGGTGA
- the cxxc5b gene encoding CXXC-type zinc finger protein 5 isoform X1, whose amino-acid sequence MSVGRGESEKAPCGEDRDPVAAPERRNRSGIISEPLSKSLKKSRALSQYTATCSAANGLSRNGVAAPASHRQGSGGARAERVSELALEGQNGLHFAQAAEILKRAGMLLPGEQGTGSADLEAVSGGDGVGSPADFPYLGGFPFNPGLFIMTPAGVFLADSALHMAGLAEYPAQGELASAIGSGKKKRKRCGMCQPCRRRINCEQCSSCRNRKTGHQICKFRKCEELKKKPSAALEKVMLPSGAAFRWFQ is encoded by the coding sequence ATGTCGGTCGGACGCGGGGAGTCGGAGAAGGCGCCCTGCGGGGAGGACCGCGACCCCGTGGCGGCCCCGGAGAGGCGGAACCGCAGCGGCATCATCAGCGAGCCGCTCAGCAAGAGCCTGAAGAAGTCGCGGGCGCTGTCCCAGTACACCGCCACCTGCTCGGCCGCCAACGGACTGTCCCGCAACGGCGTGGCCGCGCCCGCCTCCCACCGGCAGGGCTCGGGCGGGGCGCGGGCCGAGCGCGTTTCGGAACTGGCCCTGGAGGGGCAGAACGGGCTGCACTTCGCCCAGGCGGCGGAGATCCTCAAGCGGGCCGGGATGCTGCTGCCGGGGGAGCAGGGCACGGGGTCCGCCGACCTGGAGGCCGTCTCCGGGGGCGACGGCGTGGGGAGCCCGGCGGACTTCCCCTACCTGGGCGGCTTCCCGTTCAACCCCGGCCTCTTCATCATGACGCCGGCCGGGGTGTTCCTCGCCGACAGCGCCCTGCACATGGCCGGGCTGGCGGAGTACCCCGCGCAGGGCGAGCTGGCGTCCGCCATCGGCTCGGGGAAGAAGAAGCGCAAGCGCTGCGGCATGTGCCAGCCCTGCCGCCGGCGCATCAACTGCGAGCAGTGCAGCAGCTGCCGCAACCGCAAGACCGGGCACCAGATCTGCAAGTTCCGCAAGTGCGAGGAGCTCAAGAAGAAACCGTCCGCTGCTCTGGAG
- the cxxc5b gene encoding CXXC-type zinc finger protein 5 isoform X2 translates to MSVGRGESEKAPCGEDRDPVAAPERRNRSGIISEPLSKSLKKSRALSQYTATCSAANGLSRNGVAAPASHRQGSGGARAERVSELALEGQNGLHFAQAAEILKRAGMLLPGEQGTGSADLEAVSGGDGVGSPADFPYLGGFPFNPGLFIMTPAGVFLADSALHMAGLAEYPAQGELASAIGSGKKKRKRCGMCQPCRRRINCEQCSSCRNRKTGHQICKFRKCEELKKKPSAALEVMLPSGAAFRWFQ, encoded by the coding sequence ATGTCGGTCGGACGCGGGGAGTCGGAGAAGGCGCCCTGCGGGGAGGACCGCGACCCCGTGGCGGCCCCGGAGAGGCGGAACCGCAGCGGCATCATCAGCGAGCCGCTCAGCAAGAGCCTGAAGAAGTCGCGGGCGCTGTCCCAGTACACCGCCACCTGCTCGGCCGCCAACGGACTGTCCCGCAACGGCGTGGCCGCGCCCGCCTCCCACCGGCAGGGCTCGGGCGGGGCGCGGGCCGAGCGCGTTTCGGAACTGGCCCTGGAGGGGCAGAACGGGCTGCACTTCGCCCAGGCGGCGGAGATCCTCAAGCGGGCCGGGATGCTGCTGCCGGGGGAGCAGGGCACGGGGTCCGCCGACCTGGAGGCCGTCTCCGGGGGCGACGGCGTGGGGAGCCCGGCGGACTTCCCCTACCTGGGCGGCTTCCCGTTCAACCCCGGCCTCTTCATCATGACGCCGGCCGGGGTGTTCCTCGCCGACAGCGCCCTGCACATGGCCGGGCTGGCGGAGTACCCCGCGCAGGGCGAGCTGGCGTCCGCCATCGGCTCGGGGAAGAAGAAGCGCAAGCGCTGCGGCATGTGCCAGCCCTGCCGCCGGCGCATCAACTGCGAGCAGTGCAGCAGCTGCCGCAACCGCAAGACCGGGCACCAGATCTGCAAGTTCCGCAAGTGCGAGGAGCTCAAGAAGAAACCGTCCGCTGCTCTGGAG